Proteins encoded by one window of Geobacter sp. DSM 9736:
- a CDS encoding 4Fe-4S dicluster domain-containing protein, with protein MEQFEGKDILDIMREDLQRALKKPRNQRRWAMAIDLKKCIGCHACTTGCMSENLTPPDIHYRPVKEEETGEFPNTSMRYLPRPCMQCENPTCTPVCPVTATYVRDDGIVYIDYKKCIGCRYCIVACSYGARSADVGRYFTGDMKRETYEVENSGEYGKTFKRKSHWHSPIGNARKCHFCVHRIEKGELTRCTSTCLGHATYFGDLNDPQSLIAKVSSRPNTFRYREELGTKPMVVYLL; from the coding sequence ATGGAACAGTTCGAAGGTAAAGATATTCTTGACATCATGCGGGAAGACCTGCAGCGGGCACTCAAGAAACCGCGCAACCAGCGCCGCTGGGCGATGGCCATCGACCTGAAGAAGTGCATCGGCTGCCATGCCTGCACCACCGGCTGCATGTCGGAAAACCTCACGCCTCCAGATATCCACTACCGGCCGGTGAAGGAGGAAGAGACCGGCGAGTTCCCCAACACGTCGATGCGGTACCTGCCGCGCCCCTGCATGCAGTGCGAGAATCCCACCTGCACACCGGTCTGCCCGGTGACAGCTACATACGTCCGCGACGACGGGATCGTCTATATCGACTACAAGAAGTGCATTGGCTGCCGCTACTGCATCGTCGCCTGTTCCTACGGTGCGCGATCAGCGGACGTTGGACGCTACTTCACCGGGGATATGAAGAGGGAGACGTACGAAGTCGAAAACTCAGGGGAGTACGGCAAGACCTTCAAAAGGAAGAGCCACTGGCATTCTCCCATAGGAAACGCCCGCAAGTGCCACTTCTGCGTTCACCGTATCGAAAAGGGGGAACTGACACGCTGTACGTCCACCTGCCTCGGGCACGCCACCTACTTCGGAGACCTCAACGACCCCCAGAGCCTCATCGCGAAGGTAAGCTCCCGCCCCAACACCTTCCGCTACCGGGAGGAACTGGGAACGAAGCCGATGGTCGTGTATCTTCTTTAA
- the nrfD gene encoding NrfD/PsrC family molybdoenzyme membrane anchor subunit, whose protein sequence is MQFSGVVFPDRERLSKAFSDVLKGKGGIPFYLSLIGLVVGFYAIATIFIQGHAKTINTSNLVPWGLQISTYIYFALLSTGCTFVNFFGHVFFEEKYRPFASRIIFIGIITAVAAFFSLATEMGRIDRMYNFLLSPNPKSPMFWMAVWYTCYVLIITKEYINIQTHRHSNRVMWGAFFTAVITHSTLGSLLGTVSSRVYYYSAIMPIYFLFIAFLTGCALTTVIAARTVKRKNLNADYHLSPFVVLLKIGLGLALILTFWRTTVGLTGHMAGSEVFSLTLINSFVFGIVIVIIIPYLLLKVGKGPNWLMFVGIFIMVTQLKARNDLVIGAFKIPVFRVYEMPEVVHYSPSIYEYLVVVASASLVTAVYSIFNRSGVFDPHPAKEVN, encoded by the coding sequence ATGCAATTTTCCGGTGTCGTTTTCCCCGACAGGGAAAGACTGTCGAAGGCGTTTTCCGATGTTCTCAAGGGGAAGGGGGGAATCCCTTTCTATCTTTCCCTGATCGGGCTCGTCGTCGGCTTCTACGCCATAGCCACCATTTTCATCCAGGGGCATGCCAAGACCATCAACACGAGCAACCTGGTCCCGTGGGGGCTCCAGATATCCACCTACATCTACTTCGCGCTCCTCTCCACTGGCTGCACCTTCGTCAATTTCTTCGGCCACGTCTTCTTTGAGGAGAAATACCGCCCCTTTGCCTCCCGGATCATATTCATCGGCATCATTACAGCTGTCGCCGCTTTTTTCTCGCTGGCGACGGAGATGGGGCGCATCGACCGGATGTACAACTTCCTGCTGTCGCCCAACCCGAAATCGCCGATGTTCTGGATGGCGGTCTGGTACACCTGTTACGTCCTGATCATCACGAAAGAGTACATCAACATCCAGACGCACCGGCACTCGAACAGGGTGATGTGGGGTGCGTTCTTCACCGCAGTGATAACGCACAGCACACTGGGCAGCCTCCTCGGGACGGTCAGCTCCCGCGTCTACTACTACAGTGCGATCATGCCGATCTACTTCCTCTTCATCGCCTTTCTGACCGGATGCGCCCTTACCACCGTCATCGCCGCCCGTACCGTGAAACGGAAGAATCTCAACGCCGACTATCACCTTTCTCCGTTCGTCGTGCTGCTGAAAATCGGCCTCGGCCTCGCCCTGATACTCACTTTCTGGCGCACCACCGTCGGGCTGACCGGGCATATGGCGGGGTCGGAAGTATTCTCTCTTACCCTCATCAACAGCTTCGTTTTCGGAATCGTCATCGTGATCATCATTCCGTATCTGCTGCTCAAAGTCGGGAAGGGACCGAACTGGCTGATGTTCGTAGGCATCTTCATCATGGTCACGCAACTGAAGGCGCGCAACGACCTCGTCATAGGGGCCTTCAAGATTCCGGTATTCCGGGTCTACGAGATGCCGGAGGTGGTGCACTACTCGCCGTCAATCTATGAATACCTGGTGGTCGTCGCTTCGGCCTCTCTGGTCACGGCAGTCTACAGCATATTCAACCGCTCCGGCGTCTTCGATCCCCACCCCGCCAAGGAGGTCAACTGA
- a CDS encoding molybdopterin-dependent oxidoreductase gives MPRFTRRSFLKISGAASIGLTAAKVPQTVLSWAEETGNEELKKVPTFCELCFWNCGLVAKVENGKVIKVDGNPLSERGRGRLCGRGNAALGSLYDPDRLKFPLINTGKRGEPRWKRASWDEALGVVAGKLQAIREKYGPEAVALFSHGTGGAFWKHLLKAYGSPYYTAPSFAQCRGPRDVGFTMTFGTELGSPEFYDFSESRYIVLLGCHLGENAHNSQVQDLIHGLNKGAKLCVVDPRLSNIAGKADHWLPIRPATDLALLLAWIRVIVNEELYDAEYLKAYAMGLPELKAAVQDYTPEWAEKETDIPAATIVNVARELAAHKPNVIISGGRFSAWYGDDAQRSRAVALLNALLGSWGRPGGIYLPASGKVPEYPGLPEYPEHREDLPALDGAYPFALSQTTTSIRTAAITGEPHPIKGWLVYGCNLMKTMPDTAETIKAINNLDLLVAIDILPADIVKWADVVLPECTYLERHDTLSLGKFKEFEVAIRQPAIDPMWESKPSWWITKELGKKMGLEAYFPWKDGEEYLAKRCEAAGISYAELKEKGVVKVPGTSAPYITPLNQPTFETPSGKIELHSAQLAEKGFDPVPRYTQHEQAPSGFFRVLFGRSPLHTFSRTTNNFMLTDLTPENSVWVSAVKGKELGLRDGDYVRLENQAGYKSPGRIKVRLTQRLRPDCVYMVHGFGVRSKGMTRADNKGIGDEEMLAKYTIDPLMGGTGMRSNFVKIVKEG, from the coding sequence ATGCCCAGGTTCACCCGCAGATCGTTCCTGAAAATATCGGGCGCTGCGTCAATAGGACTCACCGCAGCCAAAGTGCCCCAAACCGTCCTCTCATGGGCGGAAGAAACAGGTAACGAAGAGCTGAAAAAAGTCCCCACGTTCTGCGAGCTCTGTTTCTGGAACTGCGGGCTAGTCGCCAAAGTCGAAAACGGCAAGGTGATAAAGGTCGATGGAAACCCGCTGAGCGAACGGGGACGAGGCCGTCTCTGCGGCCGGGGTAATGCCGCTCTCGGCTCCCTGTACGACCCTGATCGCCTCAAGTTTCCCCTGATCAATACCGGAAAGCGCGGGGAGCCGAGATGGAAGCGTGCCAGCTGGGACGAAGCGCTCGGCGTCGTAGCAGGAAAGCTCCAGGCAATCAGGGAAAAATACGGGCCGGAAGCGGTGGCGCTTTTCTCCCACGGCACCGGAGGCGCTTTCTGGAAGCATCTCCTCAAAGCCTACGGCAGCCCCTACTACACCGCTCCCTCCTTCGCGCAGTGCCGCGGTCCCCGCGACGTCGGCTTTACAATGACCTTCGGCACCGAACTGGGCTCCCCCGAATTCTACGACTTCAGCGAAAGCAGATACATCGTCCTCCTGGGGTGCCACCTCGGGGAAAACGCCCACAACAGCCAGGTTCAGGATCTCATTCATGGGCTGAACAAAGGGGCCAAGCTCTGCGTGGTAGACCCCCGACTCTCCAACATCGCCGGGAAAGCCGACCATTGGCTCCCCATTCGCCCGGCCACCGACCTGGCGCTTCTCCTGGCCTGGATCAGGGTCATTGTAAACGAGGAGCTGTACGACGCGGAGTATCTTAAGGCATATGCCATGGGACTTCCCGAGCTCAAAGCAGCCGTGCAGGACTACACCCCCGAGTGGGCCGAGAAGGAAACCGACATACCTGCTGCGACCATCGTCAATGTCGCCCGCGAACTGGCGGCCCACAAGCCGAACGTCATCATATCGGGCGGGCGATTCAGCGCCTGGTACGGCGACGATGCCCAGAGAAGCCGCGCCGTGGCTCTCCTGAATGCGCTTCTGGGCAGCTGGGGAAGGCCCGGCGGAATCTACCTGCCGGCAAGCGGGAAGGTTCCCGAATATCCAGGCCTGCCGGAGTACCCCGAGCACCGCGAGGATCTGCCTGCACTGGATGGCGCCTACCCCTTCGCCCTCTCCCAGACCACAACCTCCATCCGGACCGCGGCCATCACGGGTGAGCCGCACCCGATCAAGGGATGGCTCGTCTACGGCTGCAACCTGATGAAGACCATGCCCGACACGGCAGAGACGATCAAGGCGATCAACAACCTGGACCTTCTCGTCGCCATTGACATTCTTCCCGCCGACATCGTGAAATGGGCGGATGTAGTCCTCCCCGAATGCACCTATCTCGAGCGCCACGACACCCTCAGCCTCGGAAAATTCAAGGAGTTCGAGGTAGCCATCCGCCAACCGGCGATAGACCCGATGTGGGAGAGTAAGCCGTCCTGGTGGATTACGAAGGAGCTTGGAAAAAAAATGGGGCTCGAAGCGTACTTCCCATGGAAGGATGGGGAGGAGTATCTGGCAAAACGTTGCGAGGCGGCAGGAATAAGCTATGCCGAGCTGAAGGAGAAGGGGGTGGTGAAAGTCCCCGGGACATCCGCCCCCTACATCACGCCACTCAACCAGCCCACCTTTGAAACCCCCTCGGGAAAGATAGAGCTCCATTCAGCGCAGCTGGCCGAGAAGGGATTCGATCCGGTGCCCAGGTACACGCAGCACGAGCAGGCACCGTCAGGCTTTTTCAGGGTCCTCTTCGGGCGATCACCCCTCCACACATTCTCCCGGACCACCAACAATTTCATGCTCACCGACCTCACGCCGGAGAACTCCGTATGGGTAAGCGCAGTGAAAGGGAAGGAGCTGGGGCTGCGGGACGGGGACTACGTCCGGCTGGAGAACCAGGCGGGATACAAGTCGCCGGGCAGGATCAAGGTAAGGTTGACGCAGCGGCTTCGCCCAGACTGCGTTTACATGGTTCACGGTTTCGGAGTTCGCTCGAAAGGGATGACCCGGGCCGACAACAAAGGGATCGGCGACGAGGAAATGCTGGCGAAGTACACCATCGACCCTCTGATGGGGGGAACCGGAATGAGGTCAAACTTCGTCAAGATCGTGAAGGAGGGATAG
- a CDS encoding cytochrome C: MKPAYRWIAASAALLVASTAFTAEHPGKEYIEKNGYKGPATCEECHPGTARKFLDTVHWNHASKVANVDNLDPNKEYGMKNRVYTFCNGNDIVNDLKETPKNAAGKTKITGCSSCHPGNHLQGVGSTGPEAEAAIDCLVCHSSDYDFRLRKLSKNEKGEVVMGQDRTVKAAMSVGKPGIKNCMVCHESAGGGVLVKRGFAFTKEYDVHAAKKMVCVDCHKAKDHKIPTGYDPNNWANDGVRVSCLDCHGDKPHKDSDYNRHTARIACETCHIPRTGGAFAKDFTKWEMGSDKFYEPTTLRKEVNENVPVYAWYNKTVENMPHLIGPKGSRTDKASKIYPFKMYLGKGYYDEYTGQLLAMDFAQPMATGDTLAGIASAAKTLGIEKYKPVPGWQTIYFSISHLVTKKKALTCENCHAANGVLNFKALGYSDYEILRLTSPAVYFEKLAEKQKEDW; encoded by the coding sequence ATGAAACCGGCATATCGTTGGATCGCGGCATCGGCAGCGCTTCTCGTTGCGAGCACCGCATTTACCGCGGAACACCCGGGTAAGGAGTACATTGAGAAGAACGGCTACAAGGGCCCGGCCACCTGTGAGGAATGCCACCCCGGCACCGCCCGAAAATTCCTCGATACCGTCCACTGGAACCATGCTTCGAAAGTTGCCAATGTGGACAACCTGGACCCGAACAAAGAATACGGAATGAAGAACCGCGTCTACACCTTCTGCAACGGGAACGACATCGTCAATGACCTGAAGGAAACTCCGAAAAATGCCGCAGGTAAAACCAAGATTACCGGGTGCAGCAGCTGCCACCCGGGGAATCACCTGCAGGGGGTGGGAAGCACTGGTCCCGAAGCGGAAGCAGCAATAGACTGCCTCGTCTGCCACTCCTCCGACTACGATTTTCGCCTTAGGAAACTCTCGAAAAACGAAAAGGGAGAGGTGGTGATGGGGCAGGACCGGACGGTTAAAGCCGCCATGTCGGTGGGCAAACCCGGGATAAAGAACTGCATGGTCTGTCATGAATCCGCGGGAGGAGGCGTTCTCGTAAAGAGAGGATTCGCTTTCACGAAGGAATACGACGTCCACGCCGCGAAAAAAATGGTCTGTGTGGACTGCCACAAGGCCAAGGACCACAAGATTCCCACGGGTTACGACCCCAACAACTGGGCCAACGACGGCGTCCGGGTCTCCTGCCTCGACTGTCACGGCGACAAGCCGCACAAAGACAGCGACTACAACCGGCATACCGCCAGGATCGCCTGCGAGACATGCCACATTCCCCGCACCGGCGGAGCCTTCGCCAAGGATTTCACCAAGTGGGAGATGGGTAGCGACAAGTTCTACGAGCCGACCACCCTTAGAAAAGAGGTCAACGAGAACGTCCCGGTCTATGCCTGGTACAACAAGACGGTGGAAAACATGCCGCATCTCATCGGCCCGAAAGGGAGCAGGACCGACAAGGCAAGCAAGATATACCCCTTCAAGATGTACCTGGGGAAAGGTTACTACGACGAGTATACCGGCCAGCTTCTCGCAATGGACTTTGCCCAGCCGATGGCTACCGGGGACACCCTCGCAGGCATAGCTTCGGCAGCGAAGACCCTGGGCATCGAGAAATACAAACCCGTTCCGGGATGGCAGACCATCTACTTCTCCATAAGCCACCTGGTAACGAAGAAGAAAGCACTCACATGCGAGAACTGCCACGCGGCCAACGGAGTCCTCAACTTCAAGGCCCTCGGCTACTCCGACTATGAAATCCTGCGTCTCACGAGCCCGGCTGTCTACTTCGAGAAGCTGGCCGAGAAGCAGAAGGAAGATTGGTAA
- a CDS encoding DUF3373 family protein, which produces MRATIRTIVTGTLAAGLALPFAAQAADQDLQQKLDALSKEVEALKQQTKKEQEKSLNRWLTIGGDYRFRVDSLRGKTAPYIDVNRTFSFAQDQMNLGFAGNPVLFGPAVANFMNFQSAMRNATTYSAANTFLATHGAPGGLLDPANPGGLFAFAQQTPSYKPKNDTLYTNRLGLDLHAKATQDVTVNVRLLMYKTFGSNTDAAVTGSGNPYFADRVGVFDGTLGHIPSSDYVNVDRAYATWANIGDEPVWFSVGRRPSTNGIPEHLRLNTERPGNGGTPALLVDYAFDGMTLGWAPDIEALPGAYGKICYGRGFDSGIENPAGNTLRDTDMLGVAIVPVDTDPLRIHLQWNRGFNIFDFPEMRSSAFGDTAPSVNLGDIDWFGTGVLSTLKKVGPGNLNVFAEFGLSVTHPNDNVSANAGFQGLMTGSFFNPEAPSDKTGWATYVGARYDLPTGTKIGAEYNHGSKNWITFAPAADDMWTAKAGTRGNVYEGYLIQDLNLKPISSYLSKTFFKVGYQYYDFEYTGSNNWVGAPVKISSLNGQQMQLLTPLKTAQNIYATFEVKF; this is translated from the coding sequence ATGCGAGCAACTATTCGCACCATCGTGACCGGCACCCTCGCCGCCGGGTTGGCACTGCCGTTTGCGGCACAGGCCGCGGACCAGGACCTCCAGCAAAAGCTGGATGCACTGTCGAAGGAAGTGGAGGCACTTAAGCAGCAGACAAAGAAGGAGCAGGAGAAATCCCTCAACCGCTGGCTCACCATCGGCGGTGACTACCGGTTCCGGGTGGACAGCCTGCGGGGAAAAACAGCCCCCTATATCGACGTGAACAGAACTTTCTCATTCGCCCAGGACCAGATGAACCTTGGTTTCGCGGGCAACCCCGTTCTATTCGGGCCAGCGGTGGCTAATTTCATGAACTTCCAGTCTGCCATGAGGAACGCCACGACCTACAGCGCCGCCAACACCTTCCTCGCAACCCACGGCGCTCCCGGCGGACTTCTCGATCCGGCCAACCCCGGAGGGCTTTTCGCATTCGCTCAACAGACCCCATCCTACAAGCCGAAGAACGATACCCTTTACACCAATCGCCTTGGTCTCGACCTGCATGCGAAAGCAACCCAGGATGTAACTGTGAACGTCCGTCTTCTCATGTACAAAACCTTCGGGTCCAACACCGATGCTGCAGTCACCGGCAGCGGGAATCCCTATTTCGCGGACCGGGTAGGGGTCTTCGACGGCACCCTCGGCCATATCCCCTCCTCCGACTACGTCAACGTCGATCGGGCGTATGCTACCTGGGCAAACATAGGCGACGAGCCGGTATGGTTTTCAGTCGGTCGCCGTCCCTCCACCAATGGAATACCGGAGCACCTCCGTCTCAATACAGAGCGCCCCGGCAACGGCGGAACCCCAGCTCTGCTGGTGGATTACGCCTTCGACGGCATGACCCTGGGATGGGCCCCCGACATCGAGGCTCTTCCGGGCGCGTACGGAAAGATATGCTACGGGCGGGGCTTCGATTCAGGCATCGAGAACCCGGCAGGCAATACGCTGCGTGACACCGACATGCTGGGGGTAGCAATCGTCCCGGTCGACACCGACCCGCTCCGTATTCATCTCCAGTGGAATCGCGGCTTCAATATCTTCGACTTTCCGGAGATGCGGAGCTCCGCTTTCGGCGATACCGCACCCAGCGTCAATCTCGGGGACATCGACTGGTTCGGCACCGGCGTCCTGAGCACCCTCAAGAAGGTGGGCCCCGGCAATCTTAATGTGTTCGCGGAGTTCGGTCTCAGCGTGACCCATCCAAACGACAATGTCTCCGCCAATGCAGGGTTCCAGGGGCTCATGACCGGCTCTTTCTTCAACCCCGAAGCCCCCAGTGACAAAACCGGCTGGGCCACGTACGTAGGTGCCCGTTACGACCTGCCGACCGGGACAAAGATCGGCGCGGAATACAACCACGGCTCCAAGAACTGGATCACATTCGCACCTGCCGCAGACGACATGTGGACCGCCAAGGCGGGAACCCGAGGCAACGTCTACGAGGGCTACCTCATCCAGGATCTCAACCTGAAGCCGATCTCCTCATACCTGTCCAAGACCTTCTTCAAGGTCGGCTACCAGTATTACGACTTCGAGTACACCGGCAGCAACAACTGGGTCGGAGCTCCCGTCAAGATATCGAGCCTGAACGGCCAGCAAATGCAACTCCTCACCCCGCTGAAAACCGCGCAGAACATTTACGCTACCTTCGAAGTCAAATTTTGA
- a CDS encoding response regulator codes for MAEEPDGGSNPLRILLVEDHPDDALLTILALKKQRLEKVTVLNDALKALDYLVQGGLKPEERAVLPDLIIVDLKLPRMDGFDFIESIRKYEDIGRIPLVVLSASSSDKDRERCRELGVDGYLTKPLDIGELNRVLEKVKLC; via the coding sequence ATGGCTGAAGAACCCGACGGCGGCTCAAACCCCCTGCGCATCCTTTTGGTGGAGGACCATCCGGACGATGCGCTGCTGACGATTCTCGCACTGAAAAAACAGAGGCTGGAGAAAGTGACGGTACTGAATGACGCGTTGAAAGCTCTCGATTATCTGGTGCAGGGAGGCTTGAAGCCGGAGGAGAGGGCAGTGCTTCCGGACCTTATCATTGTAGATCTGAAGCTGCCGAGGATGGACGGCTTCGATTTCATCGAGAGTATCAGGAAGTACGAGGATATAGGCCGCATCCCCCTTGTGGTGTTAAGCGCGTCAAGCTCGGACAAGGACAGGGAGCGGTGCCGCGAACTCGGAGTTGATGGATACCTGACCAAGCCGCTCGATATCGGCGAGCTGAACCGGGTGCTGGAGAAGGTCAAGTTGTGCTGA
- a CDS encoding SDR family oxidoreductase has translation MGKTLIIGCGYVGARIARLAQASSDEVFGMVRNEERAAQLEQEGVRVVRGNLDDPESLPSLPTGGAMVYYLAPPPGGGLLDPRVRTFCAAVGKGKEPAKLIYMSTSGVYGDCGGALVDETASPAPLTPRGKRRLDAERYLLEWGRERNVPVVILRVSAIYGPGRLPIPHIESGNPVLRENESPLSNRVHAEDLATICLAAAEKGEAGEIFNVSDGECTTMTHYFNAVADFFGLIRPPQVTRKEAGGVMNPLLLSYFSESRCLDNRKMLERLGVVLRYPTLEQGLRGSRMEGN, from the coding sequence ATGGGAAAAACCCTCATCATCGGCTGCGGTTATGTCGGAGCCCGGATAGCACGCCTTGCACAGGCAAGTAGTGATGAAGTTTTCGGCATGGTAAGGAATGAAGAGCGGGCAGCACAGCTTGAGCAGGAGGGAGTCCGGGTAGTGCGCGGTAACCTGGATGACCCGGAATCGCTCCCATCTCTTCCAACGGGAGGAGCCATGGTGTACTACCTTGCGCCCCCTCCGGGCGGAGGACTTCTTGATCCGCGGGTCAGGACATTCTGTGCCGCCGTCGGAAAAGGGAAGGAACCGGCAAAGCTGATATACATGAGCACCAGCGGCGTATACGGCGACTGTGGAGGTGCACTGGTTGACGAAACAGCGTCGCCCGCCCCCCTGACTCCCCGTGGGAAACGCAGGCTGGATGCGGAACGGTATCTTCTTGAGTGGGGCAGGGAGCGGAACGTGCCGGTTGTGATCCTGCGCGTAAGCGCCATCTATGGGCCTGGAAGACTCCCAATACCGCACATAGAGAGCGGAAATCCGGTGTTGCGCGAGAACGAATCTCCTCTGTCGAATCGGGTCCATGCAGAGGATCTGGCGACAATATGCCTTGCAGCCGCGGAAAAGGGTGAAGCAGGAGAGATATTCAACGTCAGTGACGGTGAGTGCACTACCATGACACACTACTTTAATGCCGTCGCCGACTTCTTCGGGCTGATCCGTCCGCCCCAGGTTACCCGGAAGGAAGCGGGAGGGGTTATGAACCCGCTGCTTCTCTCCTACTTCAGCGAATCCCGCTGCCTCGATAACAGAAAAATGCTGGAACGGCTCGGGGTGGTGCTGCGGTATCCAACTCTGGAGCAGGGACTCAGGGGAAGCAGAATGGAAGGGAACTAG